The Malus sylvestris chromosome 8, drMalSylv7.2, whole genome shotgun sequence genomic interval ttattatagttaatttattgTATGACTTAGCTTAAATTGTCCTCATCTCACTAGGGGTGGGAGATTTTGCTATAAAACGATTTACCTACCGAACCATACCGGTCGTTTCATAATGGTATGATAtagttttgatatttttttttataattggtTGGCATTTTAccaaattgacaattaatggcaTGACTTTGGTAATTGATTTTGTATGCCGGCGGTATGccatacctatatatatatatatatatattttttttttctatttacaTATTTTAGGTATTTTTTACATGCTTGACTCCTTAGTTTTagggtttaaaaaatatatgtatatgtatatgattCATGCCATAATAATTGTAGAAAATATTGTTAACAAAATTAATAGCATAATGGTTACTGATACTATATATACacgtacatatatattattttgaatGTATATGCGTTGCTTATGTTTAGGATGATGGAGTCTAGCCAATCAACCGCTAGTGCAAAACATGGATTAACCCAAAATGAACCACACAATGCAACCGAACAAGCACCCCAATTTGGAAATCAAATTGAGCCCTTGGAACTGGAAGATAGCGAGGAAAAAGTGGAAACCACCGATTGTGCCATTTACCAACCGAACCAACCAATAATTTTGGATGTACCAATTTTTGGGAACCCGCAAGAAGACGGTTGGCTAGCGGTAACTGATTTTCGGTAATTATGTATATGTGGCTGGTAGGTGACACAAGGAATTTAACACGCTTTGccaaccgaacccagccctacatCTCACATTAGAATATTGCTGTATATACAAAAATGTTGGGAAATTAGTTTTaatattattgttatttttactatttttcttGTGGGATAAAGATTTGAATTCCttgtttgttaagttttttTGTCTTGCTTGTTAAGTTAGGATTTGCTTTCATTTTCTCCTACAAATAGGATGGTTTATACCGTAGTTGAAAAAGTACGTTAAAATGTATTCTCTTGGGTTTTGTAGCCTACTTGATAATTTATAgtgtttcttaattttcaattaataaaatattatttgtagTTTTATATTCCGCTTGTTCTTCGCCTACTCTTTCAACCAAATGTGACCTCTAActcttcataaaaaaaaattgataaaaactttgatatatttttttagggAATAAAACTTAAATAACAAAGCCTCACACTAACAGTCTAACAGTCAcaacattaaaattttaatattaaataacacCTTCTTCATGAAAAtgatatttaaaaatataataaaaacaaaaataaagcatgatgattattttgaaaataaagcataataattattttgaataaacttgaaatttgaataaaatgtaagtaaataaaacacaatCTCTATCCTCACTtaatttcaaacatttttaatttactGTAAATAAAAGTTTCAAATATTAGTATTGAAGAAGTATTTTTATGCTTTATCATCACAAAAAGGAGGAAAACTGGAATTCAAAACCCTAATATCTGATTGccgccacttagtattacggttcatttctcttcacttataaatgagatGTCTTAGATTTAATTCTCGTCAAACACAattttaaaccatattattgaTAGTTTATTATGAAGCTTAACTCAATTCCTCATTTTTTAACGtagataatatattttaaaaataaaagaacttaTCTGATTGTGATTGTCATGCTAAATTATTACAACATAAAGTTAGTTCATAAAAGTAGAAAATTGAAAACGTTTTAAATGACAAAAGaagtaataattaattaaaactgaGGGAGTAATTGATGAATGATGACGGTCAGTGTCCTCGTCTCCACACAACAACAGCTACGCATTAAAATCCGGTCCGTGCCATCGCCGCCACTTTAACAACAACTCCTCATCTTATCCACTTGCATATAAAGCCAACAGTCCAATTAACAGTGTTTTTTGAGTCACAGGCTTCACCAAAATAAGTGAATAGAAATGCTtctcaaacaaaaaaactttaaaAGCAGTTCAAAATAATGCATTAAATGTAGCATaagtattttcatcattttaacagtattttttaataattaatttttaggaaaactaatgaaaatgaattgaaaattttgagttttaacgataatgacaaaataaatggtaaaatgaatagtaccatgattgacctttttagtgtaaaaatgtggtttttcatcaaggtgaacagtatcgggagcttttcgttaaagttcttttttttttgggtacggttttctttatttatttataattagtacctcacaataagTTAGTAATAATtagttgttcattaaatattattttctctatttttaaacacgtttaaAACATCTTAAAATATGTGTAAtgtcggttataaaaaaggtttttCGTGAGCGTGTGCAtgaatgttaattttttttaagagaaacgGTAGCGGAATTTATTAGAAAATTAAAGGGGTATTTAATATTGGGTggttttatataaaattaataaaaagttaCAATGTTAATCAATCgattaataatatttattttaattataaacagATCGATCATGTAATGTGATACTTAAATgcacttaaaataaaaaatgcatttaaaataaacaaaaaattacaaaatatgtCCACTACAACTGACACctccttttttatattttaatattttaatattttggaataagTCAATACGGATTCAGATGTTACGTTGCAATGTCCATTTCCTGGATATGTTTTTTTCATCACTCACACACTTCCTATGCTTCACCTCTCGTGGCTCTTGcttttttatatttgaattcaGACACTTCAACGCGGTGTCCATTTCctagttttgttttttacaTATGGATTCAGACATTGAGTTGTAGTGTCCATTTTTTGGTTCGTTTTTCCATCCCTCACACGCCTCTTACACTTCACACCTCGTGCGACTCTTGTtctttacatttggattcaggCACTGCATTGCAGTGTTCGTTTCGTGGTTATGGTTTTTTCCATCATGCACACACCTCCTACACTTCACACCTCGCACGACTCttgttttttatatttggatTCAGACGCTGGGTTGCAATGTTCGTTTTCTGGTTCACCGAAAGCTAATGTACACATACGACCACTCCTTCCATAACCTCGTTGCCACCATCTGCTTTATGGTCTCATGGAGGTCGTTGATGGTTCTCGAAGGAATCGTGTCAATCATAATGTCATACTCGTTGATCGGCTAGGCCGTTGGCGAGGTATGAGCCATCTAAGACCTTTTGTTGTCGCTAACTATATATTCAATTGCTTGATTAACTAGGAGGGAGCCAGTATGAGAGAACAAAAATTTGAATATGTCTAACCATGCCCCACGctaaaatcaaacaaatatttcAACTGAACCTTACTACCTGAAAAGGAGATGTACAACGAggaatgaaaattttcaaatatcaaAAATATGTCCGCTTGGATATTGTATTCTGCTACACAGTTTAAATCTACTTACATAAATGTTTATTGAGTCATATAAGTAATGGCACTGGAACTCTCAGAAGCAACAGTTCCCACGGCTCCAAGATTTGCAAATGAAATTGGGAAAAAATAGCTACTAGTGATGTCGCAAATTTGCTTAATTAACTCTATGAAGATTTAGGTTGCATGAAGAGCGAATAATATGATTGGAGAGAGATAGAAAGAAAAGAGGGGAAGGACGGGAGGGAGTTAAGTGAGAGAATTGAGGAAAGGCCAAGATAGAATAGAATAGAAAATGATGAAGACATGCGAGGAGATAAGGAAACGAATAAAGTGAAGAGAGAAGGGTAAACGTATTTGGCATGCTTCATTGACATGTTcataattattataaatatttCATTGATTATGTCCAAAAAAAATTGACCAATGATAGATAGCTGATTAGTAAAGATTTTATTGACCTTTGGCTAAATAACCTTATAATATATATCAGAGGCTTCTTAAATCAACaagaaataaaacttaaaaacaaggtcaacatttttttttgttcctagttgtcTAGagcaaaaaccaaagaaaatctTCACTTGCTTATTTAATGGGTAGTTAGTTATATCCCTTGTTAATACACAAAATCAGAACGTAAAGTGTAGAATTTGTGACATTCGCTTAGTTGCTCCGGTCACCTAGTGATGATAATATGTAAGGAGATAGAGAtaaagaagcaaacacaagatatacatggttcaccctaagtttggctacgtccacatggtagagaagttctcattaataatGAAGATTTTACACAATACATTAGTTCAAGCATAATCAACATTAGTAGGTTCTAACGATGAGTTAAGCAGAGTAATGACATTCATAattaattgtaggagaatggtcttcttttatagttgaggagagtcATTGGCTTCCGTTTGCGGTAGATGTGGGACTCTAGGAGCTTTATTCTGATGtagacacgtgtcatgttgtgattggtctcTTGATTGGAGAGGAACTTGTGTTGTTCGGCAGGGATGCCTCAACACGAACCTTTAAGTGAGTCCCTGAAGGTATGTAGTTGACCGGTACtcggtagtttcgagattggtgaTGTATGGTACAAATATCCCTTACAACTGTCAAGTTTTTCTTCCATACCAATTGATGCTCCTAAAAGAAGAATGCATGTAGTCGAATACCTCTATAAACCTGTTGGTTGGTCACCCCTACAAAAGTGAAAGATGATATATTTCATCTTTAAATGGTCCCAAATACATTCTCATTTGTGGGTAACTCGTGTCTACCATATAATATTTCTGTCAAATAGAAAATTTGTTTGCAAATACAATAATTACACAAAGTGAATATGGAAAATGTTAATAACAAGTATGAAGATTCCAAGCTTGTATTCCACACGACACGTCATGAGTGGTGGATTACACGATGGTGGTTAgggggaggctgaaatgcctttATGAGTCTTCTCGGTACCCGAAAGGGTGGACTGTTGTGGCAAAGTCAGCagttggttctttttttttttttttttttaaagtaagaAAATCACCACTTGGGGGCATAGGAAAATTAAATTGGACTCCGTGGTACCGATAAAAAGCCCATTGTATCATGTATGGTGTCTTCCTATCCGATACAAGAAAATGTGAATTATATGTTAAATTACATGCGGCCGCCGGCCATAACATTGTGTGTCTACCTTCCTTTCCTACTATTGTTTGAAACTTGACTCGGAGGTGGTATTAAAGTATCAACATGTACTCCATCTATGAGACCAATATAATCCTAAAAATAATAAGGTAAACGAAAATTATCAACCAAAACATTATAATTACCAAATAAGCTAGAAGAAGAATAAATAAAGTTTACCATAAAATGAGGCATGCATCTagtatttttcttaatttcttgTGAAGTGGCACTAAACTTGGAATCCATCGATGCCATAATATATATTGTCATTTGACATAATACTATCCAATATAGCATCAAAATATCTACTAACAACGTCACTAGAATATTGAAATCTCTCTTATGTCCCAACATATTATATTTTAGTTGCATTCATTCTCATTGAACCTCTCAATCCATAATTAGTTTGAACCATTTCAAGCAAATTAATCTCAGCAGTCAGTACTAGCAaactaatgatttttttttttgttttttagtacaataatatattttacactaaggggaagggGGAGTTTGGTTAAGCCACataatgggcaacctaatttgatatcgaatttgCCATCTACgaaatttgaacctaagaccgctcacttacaagtgaagaggaataccactagatcgtagAACTGAGTGGGAACAAACTAATAACtttcaacacacaaaaatagtgTATGGGAAATTATCCCATTAAACTTGAGTTGTGCAAAGCACCTACTTGGAATATTTTGAACCAGAGTATGGGGGGTGGTCATtcttgaaatgattttgaaccAAAGTGGTTGTTTAACACTTTGACATCTGATGTAAACATTTCGATTCGTATTTAATATTAATCCAacttttggcaaaaaaaaagaagaaaagaataagTAATCCAACATATGGAAATACAATTATCCTTTCTTTTATTTATCATTTATCCCAAACTTTCCCGAAATAcaattaacaaaaagaaaaaagaaaaaaaagaaagaaaatagaagCGTTCATTAATAGCGAAAACAGATGGACAAATTTAAGGCATATTCCTTTATTAACGTATAACTCGGAGTCGGGTATTAATCCCTGTAACCTAATTAAGAACAAACTTTACCACTGTTGACAGTAAAGTAAATTCACAAAATTATCTCATTGGCCAATGGTAAAAAATATGTAACAAACACTGAGGAGAGTGAGAGACTACAtggtaaaaaattatgtaacaaaCAGGGGGCGGTTAACTTTTGGTGGGCTCGGCAACACTGTAATATCGTCAGGACCAGCAAttggcattttttttcttctaattaattgtaatttttttattaaaaatgtaaaagggaaaaataataaaattaaccaCCCTAAAACGAGGAGATTCTTCAATTATCGACTTGAAAATTAAAGGCTTATTTTAGGTATACTTCTTGAAACTTTATTTTATTCTTGCTTTGTTTATTATAAACTAAAAATCATTACTTTacttattaaaattcaaaattcgctTCGTTTTAATTTGTGGACTTGCTTTTCTCACTGAAATTTATAGATGTCCTCCTAAAACATACATGAAACCTAATATCCAATAAGATTATATCACATGTGcaacaaattgaattataaATCTCCATTATTCGTTACTATTTAACAATAAGAAAATATTAAGTtaaaaaagaattgaagaaatgtaaaaaaaaaaaagaaaaaaaagaaaaacaaaatactcacataagaaattaacagaTCTAAGTCAATGTCGAGCAAATTTTGAGTTTATAGAGACGACTTTCAAGTTTCATGggcaaaataaaatcaaaattgagTTCCAAAAGGCAAAGTGaagcaaattttgagttttatagagTAAAATGATAACTTTTAAATTATAGGGAACAAagtaagattaaaaattgagtTACAAGGAGTTAGCTAAAAATAAGCTAatgttaaattattattttatcttttaaattaaattattgtCTTTTAACATTTTAGTTAAAAATAATAACCTGTTCTATAagttcaaaattttaatatcgCCATCATTATTCCCCTGCCCTTGGGTTTTGGTGGCGTGCCCGTTCTCCGACCCCAAGCTTCCCCCCTCTCTGTCCtcgctctgtctctctctctctttctcctcctgTCACACACTCTGAGGCAACCACCACCAAATCAGACACACTCCCtccctccccctctctctctctctctctctctctcatccgtAGCTCAAAAAATCCAATATGCCTCCGCCCCATCAGCCTCACTCGCACTCTCACCGCCGTTCGATCGACCCCAAAATCTGGAGGGCCTGCGCCGGAAACTCCGTCGAAATCCCCTCCCTCCACTCTAGGGTTTACTACTTCCCTCAGGGCCACCTTGAGcaatcctccacctcctcctcctcctccgccgccCTCCTATCCCCTCTCCTCCTCTCCAAGCCTCTCATTCTCTGCCGGATCTCCGCCCTCCACTTCCTCGCCGTCCCCACCACTGACGAGGTCTTCGCCAAGCTACTTCTCGTCCCTATTCCCCAGGAGTTCCCCAACCGCGAGCAGCCGAACGGCGAGGAGTTCGACGCCGACGATGGCGGGGACTCGGAACGACAGGACGACAAAGTCGTTTCGTTCGCGAAGATACTGACGCCTTCGGATGCTAACAATGGGGGTGGATTCTCTGTTCCAAGGTTCTGTGCTGACTCTATATTCCCTCCGCTTAACTACCAGGCCGACCCGCCGGTCCAGATGCTTTCCGTCACCGACCTCCACGGCGTTGTTTGGGAATTCCGGCACATATACAGGGGGACTCCGAGACGGCACTTGCTTACCACCGGCTGGAGCAAGTTCGTCAACCACAAGATGCTCGTCGCCGGCGACTCTGTCGTTTTCATGAGAAACGGGAGAGGCGAGATGTTCATCGGCGTCCGCCGCGCCGTTAGGTCCACTGCCAGCTCCGACTGCGCTAGGTTGAGCTCTCAGATAGGAGGCGGAGTGACGTACTCGACGAGGCTGAATACAGAGGATCAGGACTGTTCTGGAGGGAAGGTAATGTCAGCGGAGGCGGTGACCGAAGTGGCGGAGATGGCGGCGGAGGGGAGGCCGTTTGAGGTGGTGTATTATCCAATAGCGGGTTGGTCGGACTTTGTGGTGAAGGCTGAGGTGGTGGAGAAGGCCTTGAAGGTGTTTTGGACAGCTGGGATGAGAGTGAAGTTGGCCATGGAGACGGAGGACTCGTCCCGGATGACTTGGTTTCAGGGCACTTTGTCAACGGCATCGGTACCGGAAAATGGGCCTTGGCAGGGCTCACCCTGGCGCATGCTTCAGGTATTGGTTCTTGAGGTTTTAGTCTTACTTGAGTTTAGTTTATTTCAGCTGTTATTATCTTCTAATTGATGCAAAATTAAGAAACTCATATGTTTTACTGGAGCCAATTCGTTTCCGAAAAACGCATAAACCCTGGAATTTTCGTAAAAGAGGGACCTGAGTGACTCGCCCTAATCAAAAAGCGGGAGAGGGGCGAAGAAACTCGATCGGCTACTAGGGACGAGCAAGGGCCAGGCCCCTCTTTGAATTAGGGAGCCGGGAACATATTGTGGTAGTTTATATTTGTCGAAATGCATCA includes:
- the LOC126632291 gene encoding auxin response factor 17-like — protein: MPPPHQPHSHSHRRSIDPKIWRACAGNSVEIPSLHSRVYYFPQGHLEQSSTSSSSSAALLSPLLLSKPLILCRISALHFLAVPTTDEVFAKLLLVPIPQEFPNREQPNGEEFDADDGGDSERQDDKVVSFAKILTPSDANNGGGFSVPRFCADSIFPPLNYQADPPVQMLSVTDLHGVVWEFRHIYRGTPRRHLLTTGWSKFVNHKMLVAGDSVVFMRNGRGEMFIGVRRAVRSTASSDCARLSSQIGGGVTYSTRLNTEDQDCSGGKVMSAEAVTEVAEMAAEGRPFEVVYYPIAGWSDFVVKAEVVEKALKVFWTAGMRVKLAMETEDSSRMTWFQGTLSTASVPENGPWQGSPWRMLQVTWDEPEVLQNAKRVSPWEVEFVGPTPTIHTTFSPTKRFRAPLSHGLLTNAEGEFFFPMMGAANSAMVPFSASLLNYNNFPAGMQGARQDTFCVSNLSHLLSENTPQMCTFNSIGKNEGQKLKRVCTELNIGSSQSDELSPDSQSSMQSFGMELDGNRLQTKVGRSSFQLFGKIIYMNQPVEGGFDDVGCTEDSGNKGYNETEEGHSQLDLSFTKLIDVQCQKASAVEACTL